A window from Chitinophaga filiformis encodes these proteins:
- a CDS encoding glycine--tRNA ligase: MATDQNKFQAIISHCKEYGFVFPSSEIYDGLSAVYDYGQNGAQLKKNIRDYWWKSMTQMHENIVGIDAAIFMHPTTWKASGHVDNFSDPMIDNKDSKKRYRVDHLIEGHAETLSKEAGDALIEQMDNLLKENDFAGLKKLIEDNKIKCSVSGTVNWTDVRQFNLMFSTQLGSVTDEASEIYLRPETAQGIFVNFLNVQKTGRMKIPFGIAQVGKAFRNEIVARQFIFRMREFEQMEMQFFIRPGTQKEWYAYWKEERMKWHLSLGTSPEKYRYHDHVKLAHYADAAVDIEYEFPIGFKEVEGIHSRTDFDLKSHQEYSKKKIQYFDTETNQNYIPYVIETSIGLDRMFLLTICNAYEEEDLSKDGKEDSRVVMRFPAKLAPVQLAIFPLTKKDGLPELAKELMDKCKSSFYCFYEEKDAIGRRYRRQDAIGTPFCVTIDHQTKEDNTVTIRYRDSMEQERVPMDKVKEIVLNKINE, translated from the coding sequence ATGGCTACAGATCAGAACAAATTCCAGGCGATCATCTCGCATTGTAAAGAATATGGCTTCGTGTTCCCGTCCAGTGAAATATATGACGGCTTAAGTGCAGTATATGACTATGGCCAGAACGGAGCTCAATTGAAGAAGAATATCCGCGACTATTGGTGGAAGAGCATGACCCAGATGCATGAGAATATCGTCGGGATTGATGCTGCCATTTTTATGCATCCTACTACCTGGAAGGCATCCGGGCACGTTGATAATTTCAGCGACCCGATGATCGACAATAAAGACAGTAAGAAACGCTATCGTGTAGATCATCTCATAGAAGGCCATGCTGAAACTCTATCTAAAGAAGCTGGTGATGCCCTGATAGAACAGATGGATAACCTGCTTAAGGAGAATGACTTCGCAGGCCTGAAAAAGCTGATAGAAGATAATAAGATCAAATGTTCTGTGAGTGGTACTGTCAATTGGACAGACGTTCGTCAGTTTAACCTGATGTTCTCTACCCAGTTGGGTAGTGTGACCGACGAGGCTAGTGAAATATACCTGCGCCCGGAGACTGCTCAGGGTATTTTCGTCAATTTCCTGAATGTACAGAAAACCGGCCGTATGAAGATACCTTTTGGTATCGCGCAGGTAGGTAAGGCTTTCCGTAATGAGATCGTTGCCCGTCAGTTCATCTTCCGTATGCGTGAGTTTGAACAGATGGAAATGCAGTTCTTTATCCGCCCTGGCACCCAGAAAGAATGGTATGCCTATTGGAAGGAAGAGCGTATGAAATGGCACCTCAGCCTGGGTACGTCTCCTGAGAAGTACCGTTATCACGACCACGTTAAGCTGGCGCATTATGCTGATGCTGCTGTGGACATCGAATATGAATTCCCGATTGGTTTCAAGGAAGTAGAGGGTATCCACTCCCGTACAGACTTTGACCTGAAGAGCCACCAGGAATATAGCAAAAAGAAGATCCAGTATTTTGATACAGAAACCAATCAGAACTACATTCCATATGTGATAGAGACTTCTATTGGTCTGGATCGCATGTTCCTGCTGACAATCTGCAACGCTTACGAAGAGGAAGACCTGAGCAAAGACGGTAAGGAAGACAGCCGTGTGGTGATGAGATTCCCGGCTAAGCTGGCGCCTGTGCAACTGGCTATTTTCCCGCTCACTAAAAAGGACGGTTTGCCTGAATTAGCGAAGGAACTGATGGATAAATGTAAATCATCCTTCTACTGCTTCTATGAGGAGAAAGATGCGATCGGAAGACGTTACCGCCGTCAGGATGCCATCGGTACTCCTTTCTGTGTAACCATCGACCATCAGACCAAAGAAGACAACACCGTTACCATCCGCTACCGCGACAGCATGGAGCAGGAAAGGGTGCCAATGGACAAGGTGAAAGAGATCGTGCTGAATAAGATCAACGAATAG
- a CDS encoding SIMPL domain-containing protein codes for MKKVMFLLAGLFVASLSQAQQADNKPPVKKIEVTGSAEIEITPDEIYLDIALREFKNKTTKVEMGTLEAQLQKAVKEAGIPAADLTIANVFGTNYDNWWSKKKKDPDFMARKQYRLKLSNLDKVNDILGAVDAEGIESVNISSYTHSKMEEYRKQVKTKALQAAKAKATYMLEAIGNTIDGVLEVQEINTDNYSDVQPVVFANSYARAANAESMDASSFKKIKVRAEVRAVFFIK; via the coding sequence ATGAAAAAGGTAATGTTTTTACTGGCAGGATTATTCGTAGCATCATTAAGTCAGGCGCAGCAGGCAGACAACAAACCCCCTGTTAAAAAGATCGAAGTAACAGGCTCCGCAGAAATTGAGATCACTCCGGATGAGATCTATCTCGATATCGCACTGCGCGAGTTTAAAAATAAGACAACGAAAGTAGAAATGGGCACGCTGGAAGCTCAGCTGCAGAAAGCGGTGAAAGAGGCTGGTATACCGGCAGCAGATCTGACCATTGCCAATGTATTTGGTACTAACTATGACAATTGGTGGAGCAAAAAGAAAAAAGATCCTGATTTCATGGCACGCAAGCAATATCGCCTGAAACTCAGCAACCTCGATAAAGTAAATGATATCCTGGGTGCAGTAGATGCTGAAGGTATTGAAAGTGTGAACATCAGCAGCTATACACACAGCAAGATGGAGGAATATCGTAAACAGGTAAAGACCAAAGCATTACAGGCTGCGAAGGCAAAAGCAACTTACATGCTGGAAGCTATCGGCAATACCATTGACGGTGTACTGGAAGTACAGGAGATCAATACTGATAATTACTCAGATGTTCAACCAGTTGTATTTGCCAACAGTTATGCACGTGCAGCCAACGCTGAATCAATGGATGCATCTTCTTTCAAAAAGATAAAAGTGCGCGCTGAAGTAAGAGCTGTGTTCTTTATCAAATAA
- a CDS encoding lectin-like domain-containing protein has translation MNRTLPLLTGLLWLLLSNLPLFAQLQTPYILNGAATQRTCNCYVLTEDVMNTSGTVWNKNKISLNNSFDYYFDVNLGCKDDNGADGIGFILQTRGTNLGTTGQGMGFQNIVPSLGVMIDTWENLADGDPDYDHVSIQVNGDISHSSVNNLAGPVTALEGNGNIEDCNWHIFRIKWDAATKLMEVSIDGVLRVSVQKDLVADVFGGDPMVYWGFGSGTGGSSNLQQFCAALRPQLAFDNNQLFCDGTPIVFGDDSKSFGTVTRRLWDFGDGTTSTVADPPPHLYARPGEYEVRLVIEDNSGCISDTMKQPVTIGSYPVPDFTTDLLCTGHPVTITNKTTLDVGTIRQWDWDFGNGQTSASQHPFIAYTDTGTYSIKLQATSTQGCSAGIEKIMEVYPTPGISASGENACIGVPVSFTGTDETPTVPLSQWYWDLGNGQQQTGQQISYVYPAGGTYEASLHTVSTDGCFSDTSKVTVIVTDINLFAGNDTIVARNQPLQLNARTNGSGLQFRWSPATGLTDPGIADPLAYLQQDQVYQLTVTSAEGCIEIDTLNVKVYAGPEFYIPTAFSPNNDGRNDVFRAISPGVSALDFFRVWNRWGQEVFSTHSLTASWDGTFKGIPMPAGTYVWMIQGTDYKGRLFNRKGTVTIVR, from the coding sequence ATGAACAGAACATTACCGCTTTTAACAGGATTATTATGGCTGTTGTTATCCAACTTACCATTATTCGCCCAGTTACAGACGCCGTACATTTTGAATGGTGCAGCCACCCAGCGGACATGTAACTGTTATGTGCTAACTGAAGATGTGATGAACACGAGCGGTACTGTATGGAATAAGAACAAGATCAGCCTGAATAATTCTTTCGATTATTACTTCGATGTAAATCTTGGCTGCAAGGACGATAACGGTGCAGATGGGATTGGCTTTATTCTGCAGACACGGGGTACCAATCTTGGTACAACTGGTCAGGGAATGGGCTTTCAGAATATCGTGCCTTCACTTGGTGTCATGATAGATACATGGGAGAACCTGGCAGACGGGGATCCCGACTATGACCATGTATCTATACAGGTTAACGGCGACATATCCCATTCCAGCGTCAATAACCTGGCAGGGCCGGTCACGGCGCTGGAAGGCAACGGCAACATTGAAGACTGCAACTGGCATATTTTCCGGATCAAATGGGATGCAGCCACGAAACTGATGGAAGTAAGCATTGATGGCGTTTTGCGCGTTTCTGTGCAGAAAGATCTCGTAGCGGATGTATTTGGCGGCGACCCGATGGTATACTGGGGTTTTGGCTCGGGTACAGGTGGAAGTTCCAACCTGCAGCAATTCTGTGCTGCACTGCGGCCCCAGCTGGCGTTTGATAATAACCAGTTGTTCTGCGATGGTACACCTATTGTATTTGGTGATGATTCAAAATCATTTGGCACTGTTACACGCCGCCTCTGGGACTTTGGTGATGGCACTACCAGCACTGTTGCCGATCCGCCACCACACCTGTATGCCAGGCCGGGAGAATATGAAGTCCGCTTAGTGATCGAAGATAACAGCGGCTGCATCTCGGATACGATGAAACAGCCGGTAACCATCGGTTCCTATCCTGTACCGGACTTTACTACTGATCTCTTATGCACGGGTCATCCTGTTACCATTACCAACAAGACGACACTTGATGTTGGTACTATCCGGCAATGGGACTGGGATTTCGGGAATGGCCAGACATCCGCCTCACAACACCCCTTCATAGCATATACTGATACAGGTACTTACAGCATAAAACTACAGGCTACAAGCACGCAAGGTTGCAGTGCCGGCATTGAAAAGATAATGGAGGTATATCCTACACCCGGTATCAGCGCCAGCGGAGAGAATGCCTGCATTGGCGTGCCTGTCAGCTTCACAGGCACTGATGAGACACCCACGGTTCCTTTATCACAATGGTATTGGGACCTCGGTAATGGCCAGCAGCAAACCGGCCAACAGATCAGCTACGTTTATCCGGCAGGAGGCACCTATGAGGCGAGCCTTCATACAGTAAGCACCGATGGTTGTTTTTCCGACACATCTAAGGTGACTGTTATTGTCACTGACATCAATTTATTTGCAGGCAACGATACTATCGTGGCCCGCAACCAGCCATTACAGCTGAATGCCCGAACAAATGGCAGCGGCCTTCAGTTCAGATGGTCGCCCGCCACCGGATTGACAGACCCCGGCATTGCAGATCCCCTTGCGTATCTGCAGCAGGACCAGGTTTACCAGCTTACGGTAACATCAGCAGAAGGTTGTATTGAAATAGATACCTTAAACGTGAAAGTTTATGCCGGACCGGAGTTTTATATTCCCACAGCTTTTTCTCCCAATAATGACGGCCGTAATGATGTTTTCCGGGCTATTTCACCTGGTGTATCTGCACTGGATTTTTTCCGCGTATGGAACAGGTGGGGCCAGGAGGTATTCAGCACTCACTCCCTTACCGCTTCCTGGGATGGCACATTTAAAGGCATCCCCATGCCAGCCGGCACGTATGTCTGGATGATACAGGGAACGGATTACAAAGGGCGGTTATTTAACAGGAAAGGCACTGTGACAATCGTCAGATAA
- a CDS encoding YihY/virulence factor BrkB family protein, with translation MKIFKKVKTIWLILKQTFHDFMDDKVLKLSAALSYYTIFSIAPMLIVIITLCDVFLGKEAIEGSIYGQIKSMVGGQAALQIQEMIKNAALSGDSGWATIVGIVTLVIGATSVFGEIQDSINFIWQLKAKPKNGLLKMLLNRLLSFSIVISLGFILMVSLALNGIIALFSNQLAVFFPQVTIVLVYIINLVLTFVVISILFAIIFKVLPDAKVQWKHVIIGAVTTAILFMIGKFAIGLYLGSSKVGTAYGAAGSIVIILLWVYYSAIILYFGAEFTQVYVQHFGGRIRPNEYAVYVKEVPVETDELPLTAPIETEKGS, from the coding sequence ATGAAGATATTCAAGAAGGTGAAGACCATTTGGCTCATCCTGAAACAGACCTTTCATGACTTCATGGATGACAAGGTGCTCAAACTCAGCGCCGCGTTATCCTACTACACCATCTTTTCCATCGCCCCCATGCTGATCGTGATTATCACGCTATGTGATGTATTTCTCGGGAAAGAGGCGATCGAGGGCAGTATATATGGCCAGATCAAGAGTATGGTAGGGGGACAGGCCGCCCTGCAGATCCAGGAAATGATCAAAAATGCCGCTCTCTCAGGAGACTCGGGCTGGGCAACAATAGTAGGTATTGTTACCCTGGTCATTGGCGCCACCAGTGTGTTTGGAGAGATTCAGGATTCCATTAACTTCATCTGGCAGCTAAAGGCCAAACCTAAGAATGGCCTGCTCAAGATGTTGCTCAACAGGCTGCTGTCATTTTCAATCGTGATCAGCCTGGGGTTTATTCTCATGGTATCCCTGGCACTGAACGGTATTATAGCCCTGTTCAGTAACCAACTGGCGGTATTCTTTCCACAGGTGACGATAGTATTGGTGTACATTATCAACCTGGTCCTCACCTTTGTGGTGATCAGCATACTGTTTGCCATCATTTTCAAGGTGCTGCCGGATGCGAAGGTGCAGTGGAAACATGTAATTATCGGCGCTGTAACTACCGCCATCCTGTTTATGATAGGAAAATTCGCCATAGGACTGTATCTTGGTTCCAGCAAGGTGGGTACTGCCTACGGGGCGGCCGGTTCTATCGTGATCATCCTGCTTTGGGTGTATTATTCAGCCATTATCCTGTACTTTGGAGCTGAATTTACTCAAGTATATGTACAGCATTTCGGTGGTAGGATCAGACCCAATGAATACGCAGTATATGTCAAGGAAGTGCCCGTGGAAACGGATGAATTGCCCTTAACGGCCCCTATCGAGACTGAAAAAGGTAGCTAA
- a CDS encoding ferredoxin--NADP reductase: MLDQWYKGQVTRIVQETHNTRRFWIQIPEKECFDFKAGQFVTLDLPIHEQKNKRWRSYSIASPPDGTNTIELVIVFLEGGAGTNYLFNQVTEGSELTLKGPLGHFTLPEQLDKDLFFICTGTGIAPFRSMAQYIKAHDLPHPPIHLIYGCRQQCDLLYASEMCQLEQELNDFHYIPTLSREDDLWTGRKGYVHLIYEELARKQPAHFFLCGWKNMIDEAKQRILALGYDRHDIHQELYG; the protein is encoded by the coding sequence ATGCTGGACCAATGGTATAAAGGGCAGGTGACCCGTATTGTACAGGAAACGCATAACACGCGGCGGTTCTGGATTCAGATCCCCGAAAAAGAGTGCTTCGACTTCAAAGCCGGTCAGTTTGTAACCCTCGACCTCCCCATACATGAGCAAAAGAACAAACGCTGGCGCAGTTACTCCATCGCCTCCCCACCAGACGGCACGAATACAATAGAACTGGTCATTGTATTCCTGGAAGGTGGTGCCGGTACCAATTACCTGTTCAATCAGGTTACGGAGGGCAGCGAGCTGACTTTAAAAGGGCCGCTGGGGCATTTCACCCTGCCGGAGCAGCTGGACAAAGACCTGTTCTTCATCTGTACCGGCACCGGTATTGCACCCTTCCGGTCCATGGCCCAATACATAAAAGCGCACGATCTGCCGCATCCTCCTATCCACCTCATTTATGGCTGCCGCCAACAATGTGACCTGCTTTATGCATCTGAAATGTGCCAGCTGGAGCAGGAGTTGAATGATTTCCATTATATCCCCACCCTGTCAAGGGAGGACGATCTGTGGACGGGGCGTAAGGGCTATGTACACCTGATCTATGAAGAACTGGCCCGCAAACAGCCTGCGCATTTCTTTTTATGTGGCTGGAAGAATATGATAGATGAGGCCAAACAGCGGATACTGGCCCTGGGCTACGACAGGCATGACATCCACCAGGAGCTGTATGGATAG
- the mfd gene encoding transcription-repair coupling factor, translated as MNIQAVLQLYQRDSRLQQLVKGIHLSDPQYFQLTGLTGSATTFIAAGAWELANSVNHLFILNDKEEAAYFHNDLESLSQALDIFYFPDSFKKAGYFNEINSSHSMLRTEALMKFSGPAIHKKILVTYPEALWEKVAASVAFSSNMVQLKVGDVLKVDALLEKLVGWGFEYTDFVYEPGQYAVRGGILDIYSFGNEKPYRIELFGEDIDSIRLFDPETQLSERKLTQVTLIANMDTQGLNHQKTSLLEFLPENTIVWMKDPGYIQDVVLQLEEKLDAFLQTGQSVKVGDDDKLELAESDFVKAHPLMHELLRRHCIVFSNRQWWEETNRPFTPLNFETQEQPVFNRQFDMLIKDLSAHNKNKYTLFIFAENARQLERLRSIFEDLKADFTFFPIPSPVSHGFIDHTLKLVCYTDHQIFQRYHKYKVKQAYNKNKAITMKTLRELQPGDFVTHIDHGVGMYSGLQKIEVGGKMQEAIRIIYKNNDLLYVNINSLHKISKYTGKEGVEPRVNKLGSDAWDKLKEKAKTQVKDIAKDLIKLYAVRKAQQGFAHTMDTYLQTELEASFLYEDTPDQSKATADVKKDMESPSPMDRLVCGDVGFGKTEIAVRAAFKSVVDGKQAAVLVPTTILAFQHYKTFAERLKDFPCTVDYLNRFKSAKEKKETLQKLAEGKIDIIIGTHALLGKEVKFKDLGVLVVDEEQKFGVSAKEKLKQLKVNVDTLTLTATPIPRTLQFSLMGARDLSVINTPPPNRQPIETEVHVFDHDLIRDAIYYETERGGQVYFVYNRVKGLGEMSSLIKGLCPDLSVATAHGQMEGHQLEEVILDFIDRKYDVLVCTNIVESGVDIPNANTIIINNAHHFGLSDLHQLRGRVGRSNKKAFCYLLAPPMSTLPADSRKRLQTLEQHSELGSGFQIAMRDLDIRGAGNLLGGEQSGFMAEIGFDMYQKILDEAIRELKQNEFRDLFKEQLEEKKDFVSDCTIDTDLEILIPDSYVESIQERLNLYQELDNITLESKLQAFEAELIDRFGPLPEPVKDLLCMIRCRWMAIKLGFEKMMLKDETLRCYFINNPDSPYFESPTFNHILTYLQTRVNNAKLKQVGKNFMLVADRIRSMSDLYDFLKAMEDARN; from the coding sequence ATGAATATACAGGCTGTTTTACAACTGTACCAGCGAGATTCCCGCCTGCAACAGCTGGTGAAAGGGATACATTTGTCCGATCCACAGTATTTTCAATTAACAGGACTAACCGGAAGTGCCACCACATTTATAGCAGCGGGAGCGTGGGAGCTGGCTAATTCCGTAAATCATCTTTTCATTCTCAACGACAAAGAAGAGGCCGCCTATTTCCATAATGACCTTGAGTCATTAAGCCAGGCGCTGGATATCTTTTATTTTCCGGACTCCTTCAAGAAGGCCGGCTACTTTAACGAGATCAACAGCAGTCACAGTATGCTGCGTACCGAAGCGCTCATGAAGTTCTCCGGACCAGCCATACATAAAAAGATCCTGGTTACCTACCCGGAAGCGCTCTGGGAAAAAGTGGCCGCCTCTGTAGCCTTCAGCAGTAATATGGTGCAGCTGAAAGTAGGTGATGTTCTTAAAGTGGATGCGCTGCTGGAAAAACTTGTTGGCTGGGGTTTTGAGTATACCGACTTTGTGTATGAGCCGGGACAATATGCTGTTCGCGGTGGCATCCTCGATATTTATTCTTTCGGTAATGAAAAACCTTACCGCATAGAACTGTTCGGTGAAGATATTGACTCCATCCGCCTCTTTGACCCGGAAACACAGCTGAGCGAACGCAAGCTGACACAGGTCACCCTCATCGCCAATATGGATACACAGGGCCTGAATCACCAGAAGACCTCCCTCCTGGAGTTCCTCCCGGAGAATACCATCGTCTGGATGAAAGACCCCGGTTATATACAGGACGTTGTGCTGCAGCTGGAAGAAAAGCTGGATGCATTCCTGCAAACCGGTCAATCAGTAAAGGTCGGTGACGATGATAAATTGGAGCTGGCAGAATCTGATTTCGTAAAAGCACATCCGCTGATGCACGAGCTTTTGCGCAGGCATTGTATCGTGTTCAGCAACCGTCAGTGGTGGGAAGAGACAAACCGTCCCTTTACGCCGCTCAATTTTGAAACGCAGGAGCAACCTGTTTTTAACAGGCAGTTTGATATGCTGATCAAAGACCTGTCAGCACACAACAAGAATAAGTATACACTCTTCATCTTTGCAGAGAATGCCCGCCAGCTGGAAAGGTTGCGCAGCATCTTCGAAGATCTGAAGGCAGACTTTACATTCTTCCCTATCCCATCTCCTGTCAGCCATGGTTTTATAGATCATACCCTGAAACTGGTATGTTATACCGATCACCAGATCTTCCAGCGTTACCATAAATACAAGGTAAAGCAGGCTTATAACAAGAATAAGGCGATCACCATGAAAACGCTGCGTGAACTGCAGCCGGGCGATTTTGTGACGCATATTGATCATGGTGTCGGCATGTACAGTGGCTTACAGAAGATCGAGGTAGGTGGTAAGATGCAGGAAGCTATCCGTATTATTTACAAGAACAATGACCTCTTGTATGTAAACATCAACTCCCTGCACAAGATCAGCAAATACACGGGTAAGGAAGGCGTGGAGCCACGCGTGAACAAACTCGGCAGCGATGCATGGGATAAGCTGAAGGAAAAGGCGAAGACGCAGGTAAAAGATATCGCGAAAGACCTGATCAAACTCTATGCTGTCCGTAAGGCCCAGCAGGGATTTGCCCATACAATGGATACCTACCTGCAAACAGAGCTGGAGGCGTCCTTCCTGTATGAAGATACGCCCGACCAGAGCAAGGCCACAGCAGATGTGAAAAAGGATATGGAATCTCCGTCGCCGATGGACCGCCTTGTGTGTGGCGACGTAGGTTTTGGTAAAACAGAGATTGCTGTCCGTGCCGCCTTTAAATCTGTTGTAGATGGTAAACAGGCTGCCGTACTGGTGCCTACCACTATCCTGGCATTCCAGCACTATAAGACCTTTGCAGAGCGTCTGAAAGACTTCCCTTGTACTGTCGACTACCTGAACCGTTTCAAGTCTGCAAAAGAGAAAAAAGAAACGCTCCAGAAACTCGCAGAAGGAAAGATAGACATCATCATTGGTACACATGCACTGCTGGGTAAAGAAGTAAAATTCAAAGACCTCGGCGTGCTGGTCGTGGATGAGGAACAGAAGTTCGGTGTATCTGCCAAGGAAAAGCTGAAACAGCTGAAAGTGAATGTAGATACACTGACACTAACGGCAACACCCATCCCAAGAACATTGCAGTTCTCGCTGATGGGGGCCAGAGACTTGTCCGTGATCAATACACCGCCACCTAACAGGCAGCCGATAGAAACGGAAGTACATGTATTTGACCATGACCTCATCCGTGATGCGATCTACTATGAAACAGAACGTGGCGGCCAGGTATACTTCGTGTACAACAGGGTGAAAGGTTTAGGCGAAATGAGCAGCCTCATAAAAGGATTGTGTCCTGATCTTTCAGTAGCTACTGCCCATGGACAAATGGAAGGGCATCAGCTGGAAGAAGTGATCCTCGATTTCATTGACAGGAAGTACGATGTACTGGTATGTACCAATATCGTGGAAAGCGGTGTGGACATTCCAAACGCCAATACCATCATCATCAACAATGCCCATCACTTCGGATTGAGCGATCTGCATCAGCTACGCGGACGTGTAGGCCGTAGTAATAAAAAGGCTTTCTGTTACCTGTTGGCGCCTCCTATGAGCACACTGCCGGCCGATAGCCGCAAAAGACTGCAGACACTGGAGCAACACAGTGAACTGGGCAGCGGCTTCCAGATCGCTATGCGCGACCTGGATATCCGCGGCGCCGGTAACCTGCTGGGAGGCGAACAGAGCGGGTTTATGGCAGAGATTGGATTTGATATGTACCAGAAGATCCTGGATGAAGCTATCCGTGAACTGAAACAAAACGAGTTCCGTGATCTCTTCAAGGAACAACTGGAAGAGAAGAAGGATTTCGTAAGCGACTGTACCATCGATACGGATCTGGAAATACTGATCCCCGACAGCTATGTGGAAAGTATACAGGAACGTTTGAACCTCTACCAGGAACTGGATAACATCACCCTGGAAAGTAAGCTCCAGGCCTTTGAAGCAGAACTGATAGACCGTTTCGGGCCGCTGCCTGAACCTGTAAAAGACCTGCTCTGCATGATCCGTTGCCGCTGGATGGCGATCAAGCTCGGCTTTGAAAAGATGATGCTGAAAGATGAAACCCTGCGTTGTTATTTTATCAACAACCCGGATTCTCCATACTTCGAATCACCTACCTTTAATCACATCCTCACCTATCTGCAAACGCGGGTGAATAATGCGAAGCTGAAACAGGTAGGAAAGAATTTCATGCTGGTGGCAGATCGTATACGGTCCATGAGCGACCTGTATGATTTCCTGAAGGCAATGGAAGATGCGAGGAATTAG
- a CDS encoding SusD/RagB family nutrient-binding outer membrane lipoprotein, whose product MKRSFIIISMLTVITLSGCRKYLDVNQNSNVPSDVSENLLLAPLEAGVSQYIAAGNAASLVNQWMQNCVPNQPLPNTVNYMVTSSTFDDFWNSHYVVLLNNLNILDKQATANGNATYAGIAKVLTAYTLGSATDLWGDVPYSQAFSGTGNTTPSYDKQEDIYKSIQSLLDAAITQLNSGTGATPRADDYYYGGDMSKWVKMAYTLKARYYMHLTKAPGYDATAQANLALTALSNGMSGNEDDCAFTYNGTSTSSNAWYLHFYNTSTLVLSSHYVDSLVKHNDPRLPYLVSKAENTGLYTGNVIGSGAGNLKDYSVAGSFYGDISSKVYIVNAAEALFLKAEATYITSGYAAAQPVFRQAVAGNLLKLGIDTAGAAAQAYLSKRGVLTAANALQLIIEEKNTANFFSLENYVDWRRTGYPALTMIANNQVTSLPRRFLYPLNEITANPQDLQKAKLTDKVWWDN is encoded by the coding sequence ATGAAAAGATCGTTCATTATCATATCCATGCTGACGGTTATAACGCTGTCAGGATGCCGGAAATATCTCGATGTCAATCAGAACTCAAATGTGCCTTCAGACGTATCGGAGAACCTGTTGCTGGCTCCGCTGGAAGCAGGCGTTTCACAATATATAGCGGCAGGTAACGCAGCCAGCCTTGTTAATCAATGGATGCAGAACTGCGTGCCTAACCAGCCCTTACCAAACACTGTCAACTACATGGTGACGAGCTCCACCTTCGATGATTTCTGGAACTCACATTATGTTGTATTACTAAACAACCTGAACATACTCGATAAACAGGCAACAGCAAACGGCAATGCGACGTATGCAGGCATTGCGAAAGTGCTGACAGCCTATACCCTTGGTTCAGCTACAGATCTGTGGGGAGATGTACCTTATTCACAGGCATTCTCCGGAACAGGCAATACAACACCGTCCTATGACAAACAGGAAGACATTTATAAAAGCATCCAGTCACTGCTGGATGCAGCCATTACACAATTGAACTCAGGTACCGGTGCTACGCCGCGTGCAGATGATTACTACTATGGAGGAGATATGAGTAAATGGGTGAAGATGGCTTATACACTGAAGGCGCGTTATTATATGCACCTTACCAAAGCACCCGGATATGATGCAACAGCACAGGCCAATCTTGCACTGACCGCACTATCCAATGGAATGAGTGGTAATGAGGATGATTGTGCATTCACCTATAATGGTACATCCACCTCTTCCAATGCCTGGTACCTGCATTTCTACAACACATCTACCCTTGTGCTTTCTTCTCACTATGTTGATTCGCTGGTAAAACATAATGACCCGCGTTTACCGTATCTGGTGAGCAAGGCAGAGAATACAGGATTATATACCGGTAATGTGATCGGCTCCGGAGCAGGCAACCTGAAAGACTATTCAGTAGCAGGTAGCTTTTACGGCGATATATCATCCAAAGTATACATCGTGAATGCCGCAGAAGCATTATTCCTGAAAGCCGAAGCAACCTACATTACTTCCGGCTATGCGGCTGCTCAACCCGTATTCCGCCAGGCTGTTGCAGGCAACCTGCTGAAGCTGGGTATTGACACCGCCGGCGCTGCGGCACAGGCATATTTGTCCAAAAGGGGCGTATTAACTGCGGCCAATGCATTACAGCTTATCATAGAAGAAAAGAACACCGCTAATTTCTTTTCACTTGAGAACTATGTAGACTGGCGCCGCACAGGTTATCCTGCTTTAACAATGATCGCTAATAACCAGGTAACAAGTTTACCACGGAGGTTCCTGTATCCTTTGAATGAGATCACTGCGAATCCGCAGGACCTGCAGAAAGCAAAGCTGACTGATAAAGTATGGTGGGATAATTAA
- a CDS encoding nucleotide pyrophosphohydrolase, with protein MTIQEAQEKIDGWIKTVGVRYFSELTNMAILTEEVGEVARIMSRKYGEQSFKESDKEKDLADELADVMWVLLCIANQTGVDMTAALEKNFEKKNIRDASRHRNNEKLQ; from the coding sequence ATGACCATCCAGGAAGCACAGGAAAAGATCGATGGCTGGATAAAGACAGTCGGCGTACGCTATTTCAGCGAACTGACCAACATGGCCATCCTGACGGAAGAAGTGGGGGAAGTAGCCCGGATCATGTCCCGCAAGTACGGGGAACAGTCCTTCAAAGAATCCGATAAAGAGAAAGACCTGGCAGATGAGCTGGCAGACGTCATGTGGGTATTGCTCTGTATTGCCAACCAGACCGGGGTAGATATGACCGCCGCCCTGGAAAAGAACTTCGAGAAAAAAAATATCCGCGATGCCAGCAGGCACAGGAACAATGAAAAGCTCCAATAA